A genomic stretch from Candidatus Thiothrix anitrata includes:
- the trpE gene encoding anthranilate synthase component I: MNQDIFDTYIAQGYNRVPVRRTILADLDTPLSAYLKLADAPYSYLFESVQGGEKWGRYSMLGLPAQTIIKVFGLQVEVHRAHQPIERFDVADPLAWITAFQQQYQVPDIEDLPRFNGGLVGYFGYETIRYIEKKLARGRDKPDPIGTPDIVLMVSDEVVVFDNLRGELHLIVLAEANGFKQSQQRLDALERQLQEARRLYQPAPKATQVEESDFISGFTEDGFKQAVLDAKEYIKAGDIMQVVLSQRMSIPFAAPPLDLYRALRRLNPSPYMYFLNLDDFHIVGSSPEILVRLEDDVITVRPIAGTRRRGDTEQRDQELETELLNDPKELAEHLMLIDLGRNDAGRVSEIGSVKLTDKMIVERYSHVMHIVSNVTGKLLPGLDAMDVLRATFPAGTVSGAPKIRAMEIIDELEPVKRGVYSGAVGYLAWNGNMDTAIAIRTAVIKDDVLHIQAGAGVVYDSVPQSEWDETMNKGRAVFRAASAALSGLNGKHK; this comes from the coding sequence ATGAATCAGGACATATTTGATACCTATATCGCCCAAGGCTACAACCGCGTTCCTGTCCGCCGTACCATTCTGGCTGACCTTGATACCCCGTTAAGTGCCTACCTCAAACTCGCTGATGCGCCCTATTCCTACCTGTTCGAGTCCGTGCAGGGCGGGGAAAAATGGGGACGTTATTCCATGCTTGGCCTGCCTGCGCAAACCATCATCAAGGTGTTCGGCTTGCAGGTGGAAGTGCATCGCGCTCATCAGCCGATTGAACGTTTTGACGTGGCTGATCCGCTGGCGTGGATTACCGCATTCCAGCAGCAATACCAAGTACCCGACATCGAAGATTTGCCGCGCTTCAACGGCGGGTTGGTCGGCTATTTCGGCTACGAAACCATCCGCTACATCGAGAAAAAACTCGCCAGGGGGCGCGACAAACCCGACCCGATTGGTACACCCGACATTGTGTTGATGGTGTCGGATGAGGTCGTGGTCTTCGACAACCTGCGCGGCGAATTGCATTTGATCGTTTTGGCGGAAGCCAACGGTTTCAAACAATCGCAGCAACGTCTCGACGCGCTTGAACGCCAATTGCAGGAAGCCCGCCGCCTTTACCAACCCGCCCCCAAAGCCACACAGGTAGAGGAAAGCGACTTCATTTCCGGCTTCACCGAAGACGGTTTCAAGCAAGCGGTGCTAGATGCCAAGGAATACATCAAAGCAGGCGACATTATGCAAGTGGTGCTATCGCAGCGCATGAGCATTCCGTTTGCCGCGCCGCCGCTGGATTTGTACCGTGCCTTGCGTCGCCTCAATCCATCGCCGTACATGTACTTCCTCAATCTGGATGATTTCCACATCGTCGGTTCCTCGCCGGAAATTCTGGTACGCCTCGAAGACGACGTGATTACCGTGCGCCCGATTGCCGGAACGCGCCGTCGAGGTGACACCGAACAGCGCGATCAGGAACTCGAAACCGAACTCCTCAACGACCCCAAAGAACTCGCCGAACACCTGATGTTGATCGACCTTGGGCGCAACGATGCGGGGCGCGTCAGCGAAATCGGCTCGGTCAAACTCACCGACAAAATGATCGTGGAACGCTATTCGCACGTCATGCACATCGTCTCCAACGTCACCGGCAAACTGCTGCCGGGGCTGGATGCGATGGACGTATTACGCGCCACCTTCCCCGCAGGCACAGTCAGCGGTGCGCCAAAAATCCGCGCAATGGAAATCATCGACGAACTCGAACCCGTCAAGCGCGGCGTATATTCAGGCGCGGTCGGCTATCTGGCGTGGAACGGCAATATGGATACCGCGATTGCGATTCGTACCGCCGTGATCAAGGATGACGTGCTGCACATCCAAGCGGGTGCAGGCGTGGTCTACGATTCCGTACCGCAGTCGGAATGGGATGAGACGATGAACAAAGGGCGAGCGGTGTTTCGGGCGGCTAGTGCGGCGTTGTCTGGGTTGAATGGTAAACACAAGTAA
- a CDS encoding CopG family ribbon-helix-helix protein: MSKESIGFRIESEKRIALDQLSQAMQRDRSTLINEAIDSYLELHFWQVEVIKRSLAAANAGEVGVDHSEVFKNLRARLLGKMH; the protein is encoded by the coding sequence ATGTCAAAAGAATCCATCGGCTTTCGGATTGAAAGTGAAAAACGGATAGCTTTGGATCAACTGTCACAAGCCATGCAGCGTGACCGTTCCACCCTGATCAATGAAGCGATTGATAGTTATCTTGAGCTGCATTTCTGGCAGGTTGAAGTGATTAAGCGTAGCTTGGCGGCAGCTAATGCGGGTGAGGTTGGAGTCGATCATTCCGAAGTGTTTAAAAATCTGCGTGCTCGTTTGTTGGGGAAAATGCATTGA
- a CDS encoding type II toxin-antitoxin system RelE/ParE family toxin: MRVVWQKIAIDHLENIMDYIGRENVTAALTIHDLIEKRVAQLATHPHLGREGRVEFTRELVIAGTPFIVIYQIVPARVQILAVLHGAMRWPDTF; the protein is encoded by the coding sequence ATGCGGGTTGTTTGGCAAAAAATTGCCATTGACCACCTAGAAAATATCATGGACTACATTGGTCGAGAAAATGTTACTGCGGCTTTGACCATCCATGACCTGATTGAAAAACGGGTTGCTCAGTTGGCGACACATCCTCATTTGGGCAGAGAGGGAAGGGTGGAATTCACCCGTGAATTGGTTATTGCAGGGACACCATTCATTGTTATCTATCAGATTGTGCCTGCCCGTGTGCAAATCCTTGCTGTGCTGCATGGAGCAATGCGCTGGCCTGACACTTTCTAA
- a CDS encoding phosphoglycolate phosphatase, with product MFKPKMVLIDVDGTLVDSVPDLTFCVDEMMQQLDMPVRGEAAVRQWVGNGVQRLTERALTNDLDGHPDAELFARAMPIFMELYAENTSKRSRLYDGVLEGLDFLQSCEGLKIGCVTNKAEQFTLPLLTDLGIVDRFEIIISGDSLPEKKPHPLPLLHAAEKLGVKPEDSVMIGDSKSDVKAARAAGFQIICMTYGYNHGEDIRNYSPDAVIDSMAELASLINT from the coding sequence ATGTTTAAGCCTAAGATGGTGTTGATTGATGTGGACGGGACGTTGGTAGACAGCGTGCCTGACCTGACGTTTTGCGTCGATGAAATGATGCAGCAACTGGATATGCCAGTACGTGGTGAAGCGGCAGTGCGCCAATGGGTTGGCAATGGCGTGCAGCGTTTGACCGAACGCGCCCTGACCAATGATCTGGATGGTCACCCCGATGCAGAATTGTTTGCACGTGCCATGCCGATTTTCATGGAACTGTATGCCGAAAACACCTCCAAACGCAGCCGTTTATACGATGGTGTGCTGGAAGGCTTGGATTTCCTGCAAAGCTGTGAAGGTTTGAAGATTGGTTGTGTCACCAATAAAGCAGAGCAGTTCACCCTGCCCTTGCTGACTGATTTGGGTATTGTTGACCGCTTTGAAATCATTATCAGCGGTGATTCTTTGCCGGAAAAGAAACCGCATCCACTACCCTTGTTACACGCCGCCGAAAAGCTGGGTGTAAAACCGGAAGATTCGGTGATGATTGGCGATTCCAAGTCTGATGTGAAAGCAGCGCGAGCGGCGGGCTTCCAAATCATTTGCATGACCTACGGCTACAATCACGGCGAAGACATTCGTAACTATTCGCCAGATGCAGTCATTGATTCGATGGCAGAACTCGCTAGTTTGATTAACACCTGA
- the rpe gene encoding ribulose-phosphate 3-epimerase: MARQADFIAPSILSADFARLGEEVVNVLASGADIVHFDVMDNHYVPNLTIGPLVCEALRKHGVTAPIDVHLMVKPVDRIIPDFAKAGASYITFHPEASEHVDRTLQLIRNEGCKAGLVFNPATPLSILEYVMDKVDMILLMSVNPGFGGQSFIPATLGKLRQARKMIDDSGLDIRLEIDGGVKPGNIREIKEAGADAFVAGSAIFNVANKADPNHYNTVLAEFRKELAAAKV; the protein is encoded by the coding sequence ATGGCACGTCAAGCTGATTTCATCGCACCATCCATTTTGTCTGCTGACTTTGCTCGTCTGGGTGAAGAAGTGGTTAACGTTTTAGCTTCCGGTGCGGACATTGTGCATTTCGACGTAATGGATAACCATTATGTTCCTAACCTGACCATTGGCCCCTTGGTATGCGAAGCCTTGCGCAAGCACGGCGTAACTGCACCGATTGATGTGCATTTGATGGTTAAGCCGGTTGACCGCATCATCCCTGACTTCGCTAAAGCGGGCGCGTCTTACATCACCTTCCACCCAGAAGCATCTGAACACGTTGATCGCACCCTGCAACTGATCCGCAATGAAGGTTGCAAAGCGGGTTTGGTATTCAACCCTGCGACTCCACTTTCCATTCTTGAATACGTGATGGACAAGGTAGACATGATCCTGCTGATGTCGGTCAACCCTGGATTTGGTGGTCAGAGCTTCATCCCTGCTACACTGGGTAAATTGCGTCAGGCACGCAAGATGATTGATGATTCCGGTCTGGATATTCGTTTGGAAATTGATGGCGGTGTTAAACCGGGCAATATCCGTGAAATCAAAGAAGCGGGTGCGGATGCATTCGTAGCCGGTTCTGCGATTTTCAACGTTGCCAACAAAGCTGACCCGAACCATTACAATACCGTTCTGGCTGAATTCCGTAAGGAATTGGCGGCAGCTAAGGTTTAA
- a CDS encoding outer membrane beta-barrel protein codes for MKKAWLLLLLASSASAENFAPTGDFMSGTKLYAGASMGSGRQGDTCNDPFFNGSCDDADGAWKVFGGARFNPMFGAEVAYNQLGTASKSGTSGGNTASMNNKLSGISLSGVGYLPVTPEIEAFGKAGIIMWDRETTQTSAGTSTASKADGTGSLLGAGAQYRLNENLHLRGEWEHMFNVGSDSAYETDADLYSVGLMYSTL; via the coding sequence ATGAAAAAAGCATGGCTATTATTGCTACTTGCCAGCAGTGCAAGTGCGGAAAATTTCGCGCCCACAGGTGACTTTATGAGTGGAACCAAACTGTATGCGGGGGCAAGCATGGGATCAGGGCGACAGGGTGACACCTGCAATGACCCTTTTTTCAACGGCTCTTGTGATGATGCTGATGGTGCTTGGAAGGTTTTCGGGGGCGCACGTTTCAACCCCATGTTCGGCGCGGAAGTAGCATACAACCAACTGGGTACTGCCAGTAAAAGTGGTACCAGTGGCGGCAATACTGCCAGCATGAATAATAAGTTGAGCGGAATCAGTCTCAGTGGCGTTGGTTACTTACCTGTTACCCCTGAAATTGAAGCCTTCGGTAAAGCTGGAATTATAATGTGGGATCGGGAAACCACACAAACCAGCGCAGGCACGAGCACCGCCAGCAAAGCAGACGGCACTGGTTCGTTACTAGGTGCGGGGGCGCAATACCGCTTAAATGAAAATTTGCACCTACGGGGTGAGTGGGAGCACATGTTTAATGTCGGCTCGGACTCCGCCTATGAAACCGATGCTGATTTGTACTCGGTGGGTTTAATGTACTCGACCTTGTAA
- a CDS encoding outer membrane beta-barrel protein: MKTHFSCALAGLMLLTNAAQAGGGLEGFGVPSNMDFYGGGSIGMASQDGACGSIANAKGCDDSDQGYKIFGGARLKPNTEPGALPSLGVEGGYINFGESSATGDLIHTRLNLSEDHGDITASSELSGIYAAGVAFMPVAPKTEVLAKAGVMRWSQKNERKQTVIINGTPDPLDNRNESTSSSSSGFGGLLGVGAQYQMTDNLSVRGEYERGFGIGKDANKTEPSLLSVGAVFSTY; the protein is encoded by the coding sequence ATGAAAACACACTTTTCCTGCGCATTAGCAGGACTTATGCTATTGACCAATGCGGCTCAAGCGGGCGGTGGCTTGGAAGGCTTTGGCGTTCCATCCAATATGGACTTTTACGGCGGTGGCAGCATTGGCATGGCTTCACAAGACGGCGCGTGCGGCAGCATTGCCAATGCTAAGGGTTGCGATGATTCCGATCAGGGTTACAAAATCTTCGGTGGCGCACGTTTAAAACCTAACACCGAACCCGGCGCATTACCTAGCCTTGGCGTAGAAGGTGGCTACATCAATTTTGGTGAAAGCAGCGCAACCGGTGATTTAATCCACACACGTCTAAATCTCAGTGAAGATCATGGTGATATTACCGCCAGTAGTGAACTTAGCGGGATTTATGCCGCCGGAGTTGCCTTTATGCCCGTCGCACCCAAAACAGAAGTTTTGGCTAAAGCGGGAGTCATGCGCTGGAGTCAAAAAAACGAACGCAAGCAAACTGTCATCATTAACGGGACACCAGACCCATTGGATAATCGCAATGAATCAACTAGCTCTTCATCCAGCGGTTTCGGCGGTTTGCTCGGTGTCGGGGCGCAGTATCAGATGACCGATAACTTATCCGTGCGCGGCGAATACGAACGCGGCTTCGGTATCGGTAAAGATGCCAACAAAACCGAACCCAGCTTGCTGAGCGTTGGCGCGGTATTTTCCACTTATTAA
- a CDS encoding outer membrane beta-barrel protein, protein MKIINAIVYGVLLASVCTAHAASAAGNSQVFSPIAPTKTAKPDNYIGGSIGTSNSDNFCSTLTNCDADGKSWKLYSGIRIDDTMLFEMGYANLGEQQGKDANGSVSQKATAVTATGLLTHSINPQLEIFGKAGLAHWSSTSTNSSGSTKSKGNDLLIGAGANYDLGDDIGVRAEWERFKDIGDSANKGNADLLSVGVTFSSL, encoded by the coding sequence ATGAAAATAATTAATGCTATCGTGTACGGCGTTCTTCTTGCGAGCGTGTGTACTGCTCACGCAGCAAGCGCAGCCGGTAACTCTCAAGTTTTTTCACCTATCGCACCAACCAAAACTGCTAAACCTGATAACTATATTGGCGGCAGCATTGGTACAAGTAATTCAGATAACTTTTGCTCCACACTCACTAACTGCGACGCAGATGGCAAAAGTTGGAAACTGTATTCTGGTATTCGCATTGATGACACCATGCTATTTGAAATGGGTTACGCCAACCTTGGGGAACAACAAGGTAAGGATGCCAATGGCAGCGTTTCACAAAAAGCGACTGCGGTCACTGCTACTGGCTTATTAACTCATTCCATAAACCCACAACTCGAAATATTCGGTAAAGCAGGGTTAGCTCACTGGAGCAGCACTTCCACCAACAGCAGCGGATCCACCAAAAGCAAAGGCAATGATCTGTTAATCGGCGCGGGTGCAAATTACGACCTCGGCGATGATATAGGCGTGCGTGCCGAATGGGAACGCTTTAAGGACATTGGCGATTCAGCGAATAAGGGCAACGCTGATTTGCTCAGCGTAGGGGTAACTTTTTCTTCGTTATAG
- a CDS encoding outer membrane protein assembly factor BamD has translation MSISTKRSKAGLYLAGILAVTGSFSGCSVFSQATSVFSQTEKDPTEGWSANKIYVTAKEALNGGDYERAITLYEALEARYPLGRFAQQAQLEKAYAYYKYDESDSALDEIDRFLRMNPSSKDADYALYLRGLVNFNRGSSIVDKVFPRSIADLDTVRQKESFQDFSHLLTRHPDSKYAPDARDRIQHLRNSLAAAEVNVANYYMMRGAWLAAFNRAEYAIKHYQGSPGVVDALEIKIRAAHKLGKADLAADSLRVLEANFPQRAAALKLK, from the coding sequence ATGTCGATAAGCACAAAAAGATCCAAAGCTGGACTCTATCTGGCAGGTATATTGGCTGTGACGGGTAGCTTCAGCGGTTGCTCGGTGTTCTCACAAGCCACTTCCGTCTTTTCGCAGACTGAAAAAGACCCCACTGAGGGGTGGTCTGCTAACAAGATTTACGTAACGGCGAAAGAAGCACTAAATGGTGGCGATTATGAACGCGCCATTACCCTCTACGAAGCCCTAGAAGCACGTTACCCGCTCGGTCGCTTTGCCCAACAAGCACAGTTGGAAAAAGCTTACGCCTATTACAAATACGACGAATCGGATTCCGCACTCGATGAAATCGACCGCTTTTTACGGATGAATCCGAGTAGTAAGGATGCCGATTACGCGCTGTATTTACGTGGCCTAGTCAATTTCAATCGTGGTAGCAGCATTGTAGACAAAGTATTCCCGCGCAGCATTGCGGATTTGGATACCGTGCGCCAAAAAGAGTCCTTCCAAGACTTTTCCCACCTATTAACCCGCCACCCTGACAGCAAATACGCGCCGGATGCACGTGACCGTATTCAACATTTGCGCAATAGTCTTGCTGCTGCGGAAGTCAATGTAGCTAATTACTATATGATGCGAGGTGCGTGGCTGGCTGCGTTTAACCGTGCAGAATACGCGATTAAACATTACCAAGGTTCACCGGGTGTCGTAGATGCGCTGGAAATCAAGATAAGAGCCGCACACAAATTGGGCAAAGCAGATTTAGCGGCTGATAGCCTGCGGGTATTGGAAGCGAACTTCCCGCAACGTGCCGCTGCACTAAAACTCAAATAA
- the rluD gene encoding 23S rRNA pseudouridine(1911/1915/1917) synthase RluD: protein MPLNQQFVSKVPPEMDGQRLDQVVASLYPQYSRSQLQKWIKGGHVRVDDKIIKPKERLTGGEEIIINAIQEPQTEFAPEDIPLDIVYEDAALMVLNKPVGLVVHPAAGNWSGTLVNALLHHNPQLEMLPRAGIVHRLDKDTSGLMVVAKTLEAHTALVAALQIRDVSREYLALVHGNVVAGATIVANLGRHPQDRKRQAVVEGGKEAITHYRVEERFAHHTLLRVSLETGRTHQIRVHLSSRHMPLVGDQVYGGRPRVPRGATETERLAVQSFPRQALHATRLGLKHPVSGEAMQWEVAMPEDMATLLTVLRDEQP, encoded by the coding sequence ATGCCCCTAAACCAACAGTTTGTCAGTAAAGTACCACCAGAAATGGATGGTCAGCGTCTCGATCAGGTTGTCGCCAGCCTGTATCCCCAGTATTCCCGTAGCCAGCTCCAAAAATGGATCAAAGGTGGTCACGTGAGGGTTGATGATAAAATCATTAAACCCAAGGAACGCTTAACCGGGGGCGAAGAGATCATAATCAATGCGATACAGGAACCGCAAACAGAATTCGCACCTGAAGACATTCCCCTCGATATTGTTTATGAAGATGCCGCGTTGATGGTACTCAATAAACCCGTCGGTCTGGTGGTACACCCGGCAGCAGGCAACTGGTCGGGAACCTTGGTCAATGCGTTATTGCATCACAATCCGCAACTGGAAATGTTGCCGCGTGCGGGAATTGTGCATCGTTTAGACAAAGACACCTCCGGCTTAATGGTGGTGGCAAAAACGCTGGAAGCCCACACTGCCTTGGTAGCGGCCTTGCAAATCCGCGATGTGAGCCGCGAATACCTCGCGTTAGTACACGGCAATGTGGTTGCAGGTGCGACGATTGTGGCGAATTTAGGCAGACACCCTCAAGATCGCAAGCGTCAGGCAGTGGTCGAGGGCGGTAAAGAAGCGATTACCCATTACCGGGTGGAAGAGCGTTTTGCGCACCACACCTTATTGCGGGTTTCGTTGGAAACTGGGCGTACTCATCAGATTCGGGTGCACTTAAGCTCAAGGCACATGCCGCTTGTGGGTGATCAGGTTTATGGCGGACGACCGCGTGTGCCGCGCGGAGCTACCGAAACCGAACGCTTGGCAGTGCAAAGTTTCCCACGTCAGGCATTGCACGCCACCCGTTTGGGCTTGAAGCATCCGGTAAGTGGTGAAGCGATGCAGTGGGAAGTGGCGATGCCGGAAGACATGGCAACGCTGTTAACTGTATTGAGGGATGAGCAGCCATGA
- a CDS encoding DUF938 domain-containing protein yields MKPFSDACEENKAPILSVLTPLLREARAVLEVGSGTGQHAVHFAAHLPHLMWHTSDRAMHHAGIQAWLDEAALPNVQPPLRLDVLSDPWPELLVDAVFSANTLHIMSWVAVQAFFAGVGKCLAAGGLCVLYGPFNYDGAYTSASNERFDQWLKQRDPLSGIRDVADLTQLAQQAGMVLLHDIEMPVNNRVLVWCKQ; encoded by the coding sequence ATGAAACCGTTTTCTGATGCTTGCGAAGAAAACAAAGCCCCGATTTTGAGCGTGCTTACACCGTTATTGCGTGAAGCGCGTGCGGTATTGGAAGTAGGCAGCGGTACGGGGCAACACGCGGTGCATTTTGCCGCGCATCTGCCGCATTTGATGTGGCATACCAGCGATAGGGCGATGCATCATGCGGGGATTCAAGCTTGGTTGGATGAGGCGGCATTGCCGAATGTGCAGCCGCCGTTGCGCTTGGATGTCTTGAGTGACCCTTGGCCTGAACTGTTGGTGGATGCAGTTTTTTCTGCCAATACCCTGCATATTATGTCGTGGGTGGCGGTGCAGGCATTTTTTGCAGGTGTGGGGAAATGCTTGGCGGCGGGCGGTCTGTGCGTGTTATACGGGCCGTTTAACTATGACGGCGCGTACACCAGTGCCAGCAATGAACGATTTGATCAGTGGTTAAAACAACGCGACCCGTTAAGTGGCATTCGCGATGTGGCTGATTTGACGCAACTCGCGCAGCAAGCGGGCATGGTGTTGCTGCACGACATTGAAATGCCGGTTAATAACCGGGTTTTGGTGTGGTGCAAGCAATAA
- a CDS encoding IS30 family transposase, with the protein MTYTHLTSEERYYIETRHKMKESESTIALALGRSQSTIHRELTRNRGQRGYRHKQAHAKAQQRHVEKPKVVKLTPELAGNIGTLLEEQQWSPEQISGRLKADGKASVCHETIYQHVLKDKRAGGKLYLNLRRHAKKYRKRYGSGTGSVKGIPNRVDIEERPEVANQRERLGDWEADTMIGKSHKGALVTLDERKSKLRLALPVANKTAEAVTSSIISLLSGFKDYVHTLTFDNGKEFAKHEQVAQAIGCETYFAKPYHSWERGQNENANGLLRQYFPKAMGLLDVTTRQVVEAVHKLNNRPRKCLGFKTPYEVFRELSGMDAEKLVGYALIT; encoded by the coding sequence ATGACTTACACACACCTTACCTCTGAGGAGAGGTATTATATCGAAACACGGCACAAGATGAAGGAGTCGGAGTCAACAATAGCCCTCGCCTTGGGGCGCAGCCAATCGACGATCCACCGTGAACTGACCCGCAACCGAGGGCAACGCGGCTACCGGCACAAACAAGCGCACGCCAAAGCACAGCAACGGCATGTTGAGAAGCCCAAGGTGGTCAAGTTGACCCCAGAGCTGGCGGGCAACATTGGTACATTGTTGGAAGAACAGCAGTGGAGTCCAGAGCAAATCAGTGGCAGGCTGAAAGCCGATGGTAAAGCGAGTGTTTGCCATGAAACCATCTACCAGCACGTGCTGAAGGATAAGCGTGCGGGCGGTAAGCTATACCTGAACCTGCGCCGTCATGCGAAGAAATACCGCAAACGTTATGGTAGTGGCACTGGCAGTGTCAAAGGCATCCCTAACCGGGTGGACATTGAGGAACGCCCGGAAGTCGCCAACCAGCGTGAACGGCTGGGCGACTGGGAAGCGGACACCATGATTGGCAAGAGTCACAAAGGCGCACTGGTGACGCTGGACGAACGCAAATCCAAGCTACGCCTAGCTCTACCGGTGGCAAACAAGACCGCAGAGGCAGTGACCAGCAGCATTATTAGCTTACTGTCCGGCTTCAAGGATTACGTACACACGCTCACCTTCGATAACGGCAAGGAGTTTGCCAAACATGAGCAAGTTGCCCAAGCCATTGGGTGCGAAACGTATTTCGCCAAGCCCTACCATTCGTGGGAGCGTGGGCAAAATGAGAATGCCAATGGGCTGTTACGCCAATACTTCCCCAAGGCAATGGGGCTATTGGACGTGACCACCCGACAGGTAGTTGAGGCTGTGCATAAACTCAACAACAGACCAAGGAAGTGTCTGGGGTTCAAGACACCTTACGAGGTGTTCCGCGAGCTATCCGGCATGGATGCTGAAAAGTTGGTGGGTTATGCACTTATTACTTGA
- a CDS encoding nucleotidyl transferase AbiEii/AbiGii toxin family protein yields MFELEHHRHILRILNALDATFFHRIQAYFGGGTLLALLHGEYRWSKDIDFICPVGEGYRLLRSEIAEHGYNALFTDATTLTLPRAFKADQYGVRFAVQIEDTLIKFEIIAEGRIKLDAPVHYDWCNVPCLSFADSCTEKLLSNADRWPDASVKSRDLLGEFK; encoded by the coding sequence ATGTTTGAGCTCGAACACCATCGCCATATTTTGCGAATATTGAATGCGTTAGATGCGACGTTTTTTCACCGCATCCAAGCGTATTTTGGCGGCGGGACGTTGCTTGCTTTATTGCATGGCGAATACCGCTGGAGCAAAGACATTGATTTCATTTGTCCGGTCGGTGAAGGTTATCGACTGTTGCGTAGTGAGATTGCCGAACACGGTTACAACGCTCTCTTCACTGACGCAACAACACTAACGTTGCCTAGAGCATTCAAGGCGGATCAATACGGGGTGCGTTTTGCGGTGCAAATTGAAGATACCTTGATTAAATTTGAAATTATTGCCGAAGGGCGCATCAAACTCGATGCACCCGTGCATTACGACTGGTGTAACGTGCCATGCCTGAGCTTCGCGGACAGTTGCACCGAAAAGCTGCTCTCCAATGCTGATCGCTGGCCTGATGCATCGGTTAAATCACGCGATTTACTGGGTGAATTCAAGTAA
- a CDS encoding arylesterase, producing MLRVLYLIFALSGFLPSATVVMAADAPTVLVWGDSLSAAYGIPVDKGWVNLLQEKLGDDYRVVNGSISGETSAGGLTRLPEALKTHQPAYLLLELGANDGLRGIDLPTMRSNLEAMLKLAQAANAKVILLGIQLPPNYGSTFTEKFAAIYTDLATQYNAPLVPFLLDGVADNWDLMQADGLHPTAEAQPKVLENVWKVLETVLP from the coding sequence ATGTTACGTGTACTTTACCTGATCTTTGCGTTAAGCGGCTTTTTACCGTCTGCGACTGTGGTTATGGCGGCTGACGCGCCGACCGTGCTGGTGTGGGGCGACAGCTTGAGTGCTGCGTATGGCATTCCTGTCGACAAGGGTTGGGTCAATTTGTTGCAAGAAAAACTCGGTGACGACTACCGCGTAGTCAATGGCAGTATCAGCGGGGAAACCTCAGCCGGTGGCCTGACACGTTTACCGGAGGCACTCAAAACCCACCAACCCGCCTACTTGCTGCTGGAACTCGGCGCGAATGACGGCTTACGCGGCATCGACTTACCCACCATGCGCAGCAATCTGGAAGCCATGCTTAAACTCGCGCAAGCCGCGAATGCCAAAGTGATTTTGCTCGGCATCCAATTGCCACCCAATTACGGCAGCACTTTTACCGAAAAGTTCGCCGCCATTTATACCGATCTCGCCACGCAATACAACGCGCCGCTCGTGCCTTTTTTGCTCGACGGCGTAGCGGATAACTGGGATTTAATGCAAGCCGACGGCCTACATCCCACAGCGGAAGCGCAACCCAAAGTGCTGGAAAACGTCTGGAAGGTGTTGGAAACGGTACTGCCCTGA